The following is a genomic window from Nicotiana tabacum cultivar K326 chromosome 3, ASM71507v2, whole genome shotgun sequence.
ttttgaacttTATATGATTCTaatattttctgttttttttttactttattatcttcttaatgtatttttttatttttaagctattaaaattaaaaaatttgtgACTTACGATCTGTGAGCATAAGCCCCATCTCATGACAAGTAAGTTGACCTGCCTCTCTGTTATTTGTAAAATCACTTCAATATGAATGATAGCAAGATGCAGCATATTAAAATACTACATTTTGTAGTTCCTCCTATATTcgtcttaatttttttttggagTCAGACAAACAGAAACTCTATGTTATTTTAATTACTGATAGTTGATGTACTCTTGATAGCTTTTCTGGATAAACATATACCATAAGAAATGTAAGCATTTTCGATATCTCTATGGTTCACAAGCTTAGGGACAAATAACATTACATGCATTGAATAACTCCGTTTATTTTAAATGCTTCGTTCTGTTAAGAATTTGATGGCAGCCTCAGCTGTCAACTCCAACCAACATTGTTCAACCCTTGGAGATGTCATTAGGATTCCCCCTTTATTGCTTTAATTGGAGACTCAGATTTCCAAATATTAAAGGCTATGCACGAAGGCATTTACCTTGAATTTTCTCAAGGTCGCTATCGCAACTTAGACAAACCTGGTAGAGCCTACTCTACAACAAAATCACTCTGTTTATAAATGAAGACTGAGgaaaaaaacaaataaacataagGTACAGAAACACAGTTTCTTGTTAGTCAACTCTAGCTACTTACTATATCGTGTGAACAATTACAACAGGGTAACTACAAACAAATTCAACACTGAAAGTGAAAAGAATCAGAAGAACAGGGGAGAATATTAGAGATAATACGATAACGTTCCCCCAatggacaaaagaaaaaaagaaaaaagaaaaaaagacttcACATGAGCTATCTCCTCTTGAAGAAAACAAGAGAAGGAAAATTAACTGCTGTTCCTACTCAGTATTTGTGACTTTCTGGTTTTCCCTGAACCAGAGTATCTTCCACATTCAGGAGGGATGACCAATACAAGAAGTTAAAAGCTTCCAAACTTTGCAATGATCATATAAGCATAGATTTTCACTTTCTACTCGCACTTGCTATCTGCAAAGCAAAGCAGCAAAAGAACACTAATCAGCTACTTTTAAGcagaagagagagaaagagagaaagagagggagGGAAGGGGGGATGTGTTGGGGCTTAGAGTTGCTTAAGTGTGTTTGCTTCAAAGGTTCAAATAAGAAAGTTTACCTAGTGCTGGAGTTCCCAAGTGTAAGCTCAAGATCATCACTGACACACTCTTCGTGAATTCTTTCTCCTTCCCATGGCTTTACTACTCCCTTCACGTTGCTGCCAAATGCGAACTCTGCTGAGATAACATCCGACATTGGTATATCAGCTGTTTGGTCCATACCAGCTCCAACTGCAGGTGAACATGTCCCACTTTGCCCAGGTGTCCACATTCGAGACCCTCCATTTGATAGTGGCTCCTTAAATCCAAATGGATTTGAGACAAGGCTGAATGTGGGAGATGAAGGCCCATCCTGTGGAGTTTGAATGCCAGAAAGCCATCCTGAATCTGGTGGGGTTTGGCGACCACCAGGACTAGGAGGGGTTGAGAAGGGCAAGAAGGGATAATGATGTTGTATCCATGTTGAATTGGCCGTGGGATTTTCCCAATTATCATTCATCCTAGGAGTACGGGCAGTGGGAGAGCTCGAAGGTGGTGTCACAGGAGCA
Proteins encoded in this region:
- the LOC107815061 gene encoding BES1/BZR1 homolog protein 3, whose product is MTSGTRLPTWKERENNKRRERRRRAIAAKIFAGLRMYGNYKLPKHCDNNEVLKALCKEAGWIVEDDGTTYRKGCKPVHHMDIIGGSASVSPCSSYQLSPGASYNPSPASSSIPSPVSSHYIANVQNNSDPNSLIPWLKNLSSGSSPSSSNFPHHLCIPGDSVSAPVTPPSSSPTARTPRMNDNWENPTANSTWIQHHYPFLPFSTPPSPGGRQTPPDSGWLSGIQTPQDGPSSPTFSLVSNPFGFKEPLSNGGSRMWTPGQSGTCSPAVGAGMDQTADIPMSDVISAEFAFGSNVKGVVKPWEGERIHEECVSDDLELTLGNSSTR